One region of Mycolicibacterium rhodesiae NBB3 genomic DNA includes:
- a CDS encoding VOC family protein — translation MGLRFDEICIDARDATALGAWWSQVLGWPHDIDDDGDVRLHAPTGAGVDWIFLAVPDQKVVKNRIHLDFRPDDQQAEVDRVLALGARRVDIGQRGDESWVVLADPEGNEFCILAADE, via the coding sequence GTGGGCCTGAGGTTCGACGAGATCTGCATCGATGCCCGCGATGCCACCGCTTTGGGCGCCTGGTGGTCGCAGGTGCTGGGGTGGCCGCACGACATCGACGACGACGGCGACGTCAGGCTGCACGCACCGACGGGTGCCGGTGTGGACTGGATTTTCCTCGCGGTACCCGACCAAAAGGTAGTCAAGAACCGCATCCACCTCGACTTCCGTCCCGACGACCAGCAGGCCGAGGTGGACCGCGTTCTCGCTCTGGGAGCACGCCGAGTCGACATCGGACAGCGTGGCGACGAGAGTTGGGTGGTGCTGGCCGACCCCGAGGGCAACGAATTCTGCATCCTCGCCGCGGACGAGTGA
- a CDS encoding M15 family metallopeptidase — MNARALVAAFVLLFAVGGSPVSSAQPVTPTDVAQPEIGPAADDTVGGWLPDGVTLSAFDISNPIVGWLDPALLTAIQNASKQAAAQGVDIRINSGWRSTGFQQRLFEDGVRTYGSVEAARKFVATPEASMHVQGRAVDIGPVEADRWLIANGRQFGLCQIYANEIWHFELAVDGQGRCPPLKPDAAG, encoded by the coding sequence GTGAACGCACGCGCCCTCGTCGCCGCGTTTGTGCTGTTGTTCGCGGTCGGCGGTTCACCTGTTTCTTCGGCCCAGCCTGTGACGCCGACGGATGTCGCACAACCCGAGATCGGTCCGGCAGCCGACGATACGGTCGGCGGTTGGCTGCCCGACGGCGTCACGCTGTCGGCGTTCGACATCTCCAATCCGATTGTCGGATGGCTCGATCCGGCGCTTCTCACCGCGATCCAGAACGCGTCGAAGCAGGCCGCAGCCCAGGGCGTCGACATTCGCATCAACTCGGGATGGCGGTCGACAGGCTTTCAGCAGCGCCTGTTCGAGGATGGTGTGCGCACCTACGGGAGCGTCGAAGCGGCACGCAAGTTCGTCGCAACGCCCGAGGCGTCGATGCACGTGCAGGGCAGAGCCGTCGACATCGGGCCCGTCGAAGCCGACAGATGGCTCATCGCCAACGGCAGGCAGTTCGGACTGTGCCAGATCTACGCGAACGAAATATGGCACTTCGAATTGGCCGTCGACGGTCAAGGTCGTTGCCCGCCGCTGAAACCCGACGCCGCAGGCTGA
- the dapD gene encoding 2,3,4,5-tetrahydropyridine-2,6-dicarboxylate N-succinyltransferase, with protein sequence MTSAAGIGLATIAADGSVLDTWFPAPELGADGESGTVRLSVAEIPEELGVLTGPDEDRGVEIVAVRTVISSLDDKTTDAYDAYLRLHLLSHRLVAPHGLNADGFFGVLTNVVWTNHGPCAVEGFEIVRARLRRRGHVTVYSVDKFPRMVDYVLPAGVRVADADRVRLGAHLASGTTVMHEGFVNFNAGTLGNSMVEGRISAGVVVDDGSDVGGGASIMGTLSGGGTQVISVGKRCLLGANAGLGISLGDDCVIEAGLYVTAGTKVQTADGQTVKARELSGANNLLFRRNSVTGAVEVVKRDGTGITLNEALHAN encoded by the coding sequence GTGACTTCTGCTGCAGGTATAGGCCTCGCGACGATCGCGGCCGACGGATCGGTCCTCGACACGTGGTTTCCGGCGCCGGAATTGGGTGCCGACGGTGAGTCGGGCACGGTACGGCTGTCCGTCGCCGAGATCCCCGAGGAACTCGGTGTGCTGACCGGTCCCGACGAGGATCGCGGGGTCGAGATCGTCGCGGTCCGCACGGTCATCTCGTCGCTGGACGACAAGACCACCGACGCCTATGACGCGTACCTGCGCCTTCATCTGCTGTCGCACCGCCTGGTCGCACCGCACGGGCTGAACGCCGACGGCTTCTTCGGTGTGCTGACCAACGTCGTGTGGACCAATCACGGGCCGTGCGCCGTCGAGGGTTTCGAGATCGTGCGCGCCCGGCTGCGCCGCCGCGGTCACGTGACCGTGTACAGCGTCGACAAGTTTCCTCGCATGGTGGACTACGTGCTGCCCGCCGGCGTGCGCGTCGCCGACGCCGACCGCGTGCGTCTCGGTGCGCACCTGGCCTCGGGCACGACCGTCATGCACGAGGGCTTCGTCAACTTCAACGCGGGAACGCTGGGCAACTCGATGGTCGAAGGCCGCATCTCGGCCGGCGTGGTCGTCGACGACGGCTCCGACGTCGGAGGCGGCGCGTCGATCATGGGGACGCTGTCCGGCGGCGGTACGCAGGTCATCTCGGTGGGCAAGCGCTGCCTGCTCGGTGCGAATGCCGGGCTGGGCATCTCGCTGGGCGACGACTGTGTGATCGAGGCCGGCCTCTACGTCACCGCAGGCACCAAGGTGCAGACCGCCGACGGTCAGACGGTCAAGGCTCGCGAGCTCTCGGGGGCGAACAACCTTCTGTTCCGGCGTAATTCGGTGACCGGGGCGGTCGAGGTCGTCAAGCGCGACGGCACCGGCATCACGCTCAACGAAGCATTGCACGCGAACTAG
- the dapE gene encoding succinyl-diaminopimelate desuccinylase, producing MALDLHGDPIALTAALVDIPSESRNERRIADEIEAALREQTSGFEIVRNADAVLARTNLGRPSRVLLAGHTDTVPVAGNLPSRLADGVLHGCGTSDMKSGDAVFLHLVATVAEPAHDITLVMYDCEEIEAAANGLGRIERELPAWLQADVAILGEPSGGYIEAGCQGTLRVVITAAGTRAHSARSWLGDNAIHKLGAVLDRLSSYQARNVDIDGCTYREGLSAVRIDGGIAGNVIPDAASLTVNFRFAPDRTVEAATAHVHEVFDGLDVDIELTDSASGALPGLTAPAAAALVEAAGGQVRAKYGWTDVARFAALGIPAVNYGPGDPNLAHRVDERVDTAAITAATDMLRRFLTG from the coding sequence GTGGCTCTCGATCTGCACGGCGACCCGATCGCCCTGACCGCGGCGCTGGTGGACATTCCCAGCGAATCGCGTAACGAGCGAAGGATCGCCGACGAGATCGAGGCCGCGCTGCGTGAACAGACCAGCGGATTCGAGATCGTGCGCAACGCCGACGCCGTGCTCGCCCGCACCAACCTGGGCCGGCCGTCGCGCGTGCTGCTCGCCGGACACACCGACACCGTGCCCGTCGCCGGCAATCTGCCCAGCCGACTGGCCGACGGCGTCTTGCACGGCTGTGGCACATCGGACATGAAGTCGGGCGACGCGGTGTTCCTGCACCTGGTTGCCACCGTCGCCGAGCCTGCGCACGACATCACGCTGGTGATGTACGACTGCGAGGAGATCGAGGCCGCCGCCAACGGTCTCGGCCGCATCGAGCGTGAACTGCCCGCGTGGTTGCAGGCGGACGTCGCGATCCTCGGTGAGCCGTCCGGCGGCTACATCGAAGCCGGTTGTCAAGGCACGCTGCGCGTCGTCATCACCGCCGCGGGCACCCGCGCGCATTCCGCGCGATCCTGGTTGGGAGACAACGCAATCCACAAACTCGGCGCCGTGCTGGACCGGCTGTCGTCGTATCAGGCCCGCAACGTCGACATCGACGGCTGCACGTACCGAGAGGGACTGTCGGCCGTACGCATCGACGGCGGGATCGCCGGCAACGTGATTCCCGACGCCGCCTCACTGACGGTGAACTTCAGGTTCGCACCCGACCGCACCGTCGAAGCGGCCACCGCGCATGTGCACGAGGTGTTTGACGGACTCGACGTCGACATCGAGCTGACCGACTCGGCCAGCGGGGCACTCCCGGGGCTCACAGCGCCCGCCGCCGCGGCACTGGTGGAGGCCGCCGGGGGACAGGTGCGCGCGAAGTACGGCTGGACCGACGTAGCGCGGTTTGCCGCGCTGGGCATCCCTGCGGTCAACTACGGACCCGGCGACCCGAACCTGGCGCATCGCGTCGACGAGCGCGTCGACACCGCGGCGATCACCGCCGCCACCGACATGTTGCGCAGATTCTTAACCGGTTGA
- the fadD6 gene encoding long-chain-acyl-CoA synthetase FadD6 — protein MTDKKSGVRHSVGVLDIASQVPGLIMDVPTILRGVITGFGARPTGKTSIGKVFQERAEQHADRVFLKFDDREITYREANETVNRYAAVLAARGVGQGDVVGIMLRNSPDPVLLMLATVKCGAISGMLNYNQRGDVLAHSLGLLSAKVFIADPDFVDPIKESGAETDGLVTLDEFQQLAATAPTTNPASASAVLAKDKAFYIFTSGTTGMPKASVMTHYRWLRALAGFGGMGMRLNSSDTLYCCLPLYHNNALTVALSSVLNSGATLALGKSFSASKFWDDVIRYEATAFVYIGEICAYLLNQPEKDTDRKHKVRVIGGNGLRPAIWDEFTERFGIDRVCEFYAASEGNTAFVNFFNLDKTTGICPTPVAFVEYDADTGEPKRDDKGRVRKVKTGEPGLLLSKVSNFQPFDGYTDEKESEKKLVRDAFKEGDVWFNTGDLMRSQGFGHAAFTDRLGDTFRWKGENVATTEVEAAVSTAPQVEEATVFGVEVEGAGGRAGMAAIQLKEGEEFDGKALAKAVYDKLPGYAVPLFVRVVKELAHTSTFKSQKVDLRKQGYGGSTGEGDDDAGEIEDPIYVLSGREEGYVEFYDEYPEEVAAGKKPKN, from the coding sequence ATGACCGACAAGAAATCCGGCGTGAGGCACAGCGTCGGAGTGCTGGACATCGCAAGCCAGGTGCCGGGTCTGATCATGGACGTACCGACGATCCTGCGCGGCGTCATCACCGGCTTCGGGGCACGGCCGACCGGTAAGACGTCGATCGGCAAGGTGTTCCAGGAGCGCGCCGAGCAGCACGCCGACCGGGTGTTCCTCAAGTTCGATGACCGCGAGATCACCTACCGCGAGGCCAACGAGACGGTGAACCGCTACGCCGCGGTACTCGCCGCCCGCGGTGTCGGTCAAGGTGACGTCGTCGGCATCATGCTGCGCAACTCGCCGGATCCGGTGCTGCTGATGCTGGCGACGGTCAAATGCGGCGCCATCTCCGGGATGCTGAACTACAACCAGCGCGGCGACGTGCTCGCCCACAGCCTCGGGCTGCTGAGTGCCAAGGTCTTCATCGCCGATCCCGACTTCGTCGACCCCATCAAGGAGAGTGGCGCGGAGACCGACGGGCTCGTGACGCTCGACGAGTTCCAGCAGCTGGCGGCGACCGCGCCGACCACGAATCCGGCGTCGGCATCCGCGGTGCTGGCCAAGGACAAGGCGTTCTACATCTTCACCTCGGGCACCACCGGAATGCCCAAGGCCAGCGTGATGACGCACTATCGCTGGCTGCGTGCGCTCGCCGGGTTCGGGGGCATGGGTATGCGGCTGAATTCGAGCGACACGCTGTACTGCTGCCTGCCGCTGTACCACAACAACGCGCTGACGGTGGCGCTGTCGTCGGTGCTGAACTCGGGTGCGACGCTGGCGCTGGGCAAGTCGTTCTCGGCGTCGAAGTTCTGGGATGACGTGATCCGCTATGAGGCGACGGCTTTCGTCTATATCGGCGAGATCTGCGCCTATCTCCTCAACCAGCCTGAGAAGGACACCGACCGCAAGCACAAGGTCCGCGTGATCGGTGGCAACGGCCTGCGGCCCGCGATCTGGGACGAGTTCACCGAGCGCTTCGGCATCGACCGGGTCTGCGAGTTCTACGCGGCCAGCGAGGGCAACACGGCGTTCGTCAACTTCTTCAACCTCGACAAGACCACCGGCATCTGCCCCACCCCGGTGGCGTTCGTCGAATACGACGCCGACACCGGCGAGCCGAAGCGGGACGACAAGGGCCGCGTGCGCAAGGTCAAGACCGGCGAGCCGGGTCTGCTGCTGTCGAAGGTCAGCAACTTCCAGCCGTTCGACGGTTACACCGACGAGAAGGAATCCGAAAAGAAGCTCGTCCGCGACGCGTTCAAGGAAGGCGACGTCTGGTTCAACACCGGCGACCTAATGCGGTCGCAGGGCTTTGGCCACGCGGCGTTCACCGACCGTCTCGGCGACACGTTCCGGTGGAAGGGCGAGAATGTCGCCACCACCGAGGTCGAGGCGGCCGTGTCCACGGCCCCTCAGGTCGAGGAAGCCACCGTGTTCGGCGTCGAAGTCGAGGGGGCGGGCGGGCGCGCGGGCATGGCGGCCATCCAGCTCAAGGAGGGCGAGGAGTTCGACGGAAAGGCTCTGGCCAAAGCGGTCTACGACAAGCTGCCCGGCTACGCCGTGCCGTTGTTCGTTCGGGTCGTGAAGGAACTGGCGCACACGTCGACGTTCAAGAGCCAGAAGGTGGATCTCCGCAAGCAGGGCTACGGCGGTAGCACCGGCGAGGGCGACGACGATGCCGGTGAGATCGAGGACCCGATCTACGTGCTCTCCGGACGCGAGGAAGGCTACGTCGAGTTCTACGACGAGTACCCCGAAGAGGTCGCCGCGGGCAAGAAGCCCAAGAATTAG
- a CDS encoding ATP-binding protein: MPVEWVTVPLEPALESIETGSRTRAGTAIIGPAGIGKTTLARAAADRLGERFDRVDWVTATTPSAAIPFAAFSHLIDVPEVGKTAEVLRTARATLGDGRLLVVDDAHLLDNLSAALVYQLAVSGAASLVVTVAPDGTVSEEISALWEDDLLNRLDLEPPGHVESRLTAMVDEFVSALPPSAHGVLEYLAVDDPLPLAEVADLVGRDAVAEAESAGAIVIDDDLVRPAHPLFVDAVRDQLGGPELRRLRTDLVERLGAAPPRDVVAALRLAVMALDSDRAQPTAEIVTAAGEALRLGDLVLSERLAQAAVERGAGLPARLILAYALAWQGRGRDADSVLAQVDPSTLTEPELMAWTLPVAANQFWMLSEPERATAFLKATRNKVSSPAAQTTLDALSATFAMNAGGPARALQIANDVLASPSADDTAIGWAAAAAALSSARMGRFAEVDALAERAIAAGHPGLLRFTSGFGQTTALLMAGELDRAQDLGQQLTDFAQLQQPGRAIGEVLVADVLIAKGELDSAVRLLRRAAAALAPTGYSWGPLAWMLLAQALGQQGATVEAGKALSRAESRHGLKSMLFAPELALARAWTMSARGDEHGAIGAARDAARSAERGGQTAVALRALLDAVRLGDIRAVDGIARATAECDCALGQLALAHARALVRHDSAALKEASQRLTAIGMHRAAKDAEAQAK; the protein is encoded by the coding sequence GTGCCAGTTGAGTGGGTGACCGTTCCGCTTGAACCGGCACTGGAATCGATCGAGACCGGTTCGCGTACCCGGGCCGGCACGGCGATCATCGGGCCCGCCGGCATCGGCAAGACCACGCTGGCGCGTGCCGCTGCAGACCGTCTGGGTGAACGCTTCGACCGGGTGGATTGGGTCACCGCCACGACGCCGTCGGCCGCGATCCCGTTCGCCGCGTTCAGTCACCTGATCGACGTGCCCGAGGTGGGCAAGACCGCCGAGGTGCTGCGCACAGCACGCGCGACTTTGGGCGACGGACGATTGCTGGTCGTGGATGACGCACATCTGTTGGACAACCTGTCGGCGGCGCTGGTCTACCAGTTGGCGGTGAGTGGTGCCGCCTCGCTCGTCGTCACCGTCGCACCCGACGGGACTGTCTCCGAAGAGATCTCGGCCCTTTGGGAGGACGACCTGCTCAACCGGCTCGACCTCGAGCCACCCGGCCATGTCGAGAGCCGGCTGACCGCCATGGTCGACGAGTTCGTCTCGGCGCTGCCACCCTCGGCGCATGGGGTGCTGGAGTACCTCGCCGTCGACGATCCGCTGCCGCTGGCGGAGGTGGCCGACCTGGTCGGACGTGACGCTGTCGCCGAGGCGGAATCCGCGGGCGCGATCGTGATCGACGACGATCTCGTGCGCCCGGCTCATCCGCTGTTCGTCGACGCGGTGCGCGATCAGCTCGGCGGGCCCGAACTGCGTCGTCTGCGAACCGATTTGGTCGAACGACTCGGTGCCGCGCCGCCACGCGACGTGGTGGCCGCGTTGCGGCTGGCGGTGATGGCGCTGGACAGCGACCGTGCACAGCCGACGGCGGAGATCGTGACGGCCGCCGGGGAGGCTCTCCGTCTCGGCGACCTGGTGCTGTCCGAGCGGCTCGCCCAGGCTGCCGTCGAGCGCGGCGCGGGCCTGCCCGCGCGGCTCATACTGGCCTACGCCCTCGCCTGGCAGGGCCGGGGCCGAGACGCCGATTCCGTTCTGGCGCAGGTCGATCCGTCGACGCTCACCGAACCCGAGCTGATGGCGTGGACTCTGCCGGTGGCAGCCAACCAATTCTGGATGCTGTCCGAGCCCGAGCGGGCCACAGCCTTCCTCAAGGCGACACGGAACAAGGTGTCCTCGCCCGCCGCTCAGACCACCCTCGACGCGTTGTCCGCGACGTTCGCGATGAACGCCGGCGGCCCGGCACGCGCACTCCAGATCGCCAACGACGTGTTGGCGTCCCCGTCGGCCGATGACACGGCGATCGGGTGGGCGGCGGCCGCCGCCGCGTTGAGTTCAGCACGTATGGGACGGTTCGCCGAGGTCGACGCACTGGCGGAGCGAGCGATCGCCGCGGGGCATCCGGGACTGCTGCGGTTCACGAGCGGGTTCGGCCAGACCACAGCGCTGCTGATGGCAGGCGAGTTGGACCGGGCACAGGATCTGGGCCAACAGCTCACCGACTTCGCGCAGCTGCAGCAACCAGGGCGCGCCATCGGCGAGGTGTTGGTGGCCGATGTGCTGATCGCGAAAGGCGAGCTGGACTCGGCCGTGCGGCTGCTGCGCAGGGCCGCCGCGGCGCTGGCGCCGACCGGCTACTCGTGGGGACCGCTGGCGTGGATGCTGTTGGCTCAGGCGCTGGGCCAACAGGGCGCGACGGTCGAAGCGGGAAAGGCGCTCTCCCGGGCTGAATCTCGGCACGGATTGAAGTCGATGCTGTTCGCGCCGGAGCTCGCGTTGGCGCGCGCGTGGACGATGTCTGCGCGGGGCGACGAGCACGGCGCGATCGGTGCCGCGCGCGACGCCGCGCGCAGCGCGGAGCGTGGTGGTCAGACGGCGGTCGCGTTGCGGGCATTGCTGGATGCGGTACGGCTCGGCGATATTCGGGCGGTCGACGGTATCGCTCGTGCAACTGCCGAATGTGACTGTGCACTAGGACAACTGGCGCTCGCTCACGCCCGAGCACTGGTGCGCCACGATTCGGCAGCACTCAAGGAGGCGTCGCAGCGCCTGACCGCAATCGGGATGCATCGCGCGGCAAAGGATGCCGAGGCGCAAGCGAAATAG
- a CDS encoding ABC-F family ATP-binding cassette domain-containing protein codes for MSSITCSALSFAFPDGTSLFADLSFTVGDGRTGLVAPNGAGKSTLLQLIVGERAPTGGSISIDGTVAYLPQTLPFVADKTVADVLGVASVVDALDALARGDAGDDVFAAIGDDWDAEERSRAQLDRLGLGHLELDRRLGALSGGEVVALGLAAQLLAQPDVLLLDEPTNNLDVDARRKLYEAIDDFTGCLLVVSHDRILLDRMDSIAELHRRSRPGGDIEHSEMRFYGGNFAMYEQTLEEAQRVAESNIRNAEQQLKRQKREMQQARERAARRSSTAARNVKDAGLPKIVAGALKRSAQESAGRIDGVNAARVADAKTRLDEAERALRDDDVLFLELPDTTVPAGRTVIHAEGLAAGRAGRTLFSDVALSVRGPERIALTGANGAGKSTLLRIIGGELAPDAGHVHRADGRVAYLSQRLDLLSPDRTVAESLAAAAPSLSATRRMHLLARFLFRGDRVHLPVAALSGGERLRATLACVLYAEPAPQLLLLDEPTNNLDLVSVGQLQAALNAYQGAFVVVSHDDRFLAEIGVQRTLRLSTGRLHPVQPVLVADLDGRI; via the coding sequence ATGTCTTCTATTACCTGTTCCGCCTTGTCGTTCGCGTTTCCCGACGGCACATCCCTTTTCGCTGACCTTTCCTTCACCGTCGGCGACGGCCGCACCGGCCTCGTCGCTCCCAACGGCGCCGGGAAAAGCACGCTGCTGCAACTGATCGTCGGTGAGCGCGCGCCCACCGGCGGTTCGATCAGCATTGACGGCACCGTCGCCTACCTGCCCCAGACGCTGCCGTTCGTCGCGGACAAGACCGTCGCCGACGTGCTCGGCGTCGCATCCGTCGTCGATGCCCTCGACGCGCTGGCGCGTGGCGATGCGGGCGACGACGTGTTCGCCGCGATCGGCGACGACTGGGATGCCGAAGAGCGTAGCCGCGCTCAGCTGGACAGACTCGGGCTCGGCCACCTGGAGCTCGACCGGCGCCTCGGCGCGCTGTCCGGCGGCGAGGTCGTCGCGCTGGGCCTGGCCGCCCAGCTGCTTGCCCAGCCCGACGTGCTGCTGCTCGACGAACCCACCAACAACCTCGACGTCGACGCGCGACGCAAGCTCTACGAAGCGATTGACGACTTCACCGGATGTCTTCTGGTGGTCAGCCACGACCGGATTCTGCTCGACCGGATGGACAGCATCGCGGAGCTGCATCGCCGGAGCCGCCCCGGCGGCGACATCGAACACAGCGAAATGCGTTTCTACGGAGGCAATTTCGCGATGTACGAACAGACCCTCGAGGAGGCTCAACGGGTCGCCGAGAGCAACATCCGCAACGCCGAACAGCAACTCAAACGCCAGAAGCGCGAAATGCAGCAGGCCCGTGAGAGGGCGGCCCGGCGATCCTCGACAGCGGCCCGCAACGTCAAGGATGCGGGGTTGCCGAAAATCGTCGCGGGCGCGCTGAAACGCAGTGCGCAGGAATCGGCGGGCCGCATCGACGGAGTCAACGCCGCCCGCGTCGCCGACGCAAAGACCCGTCTCGACGAGGCCGAGCGCGCGCTCCGCGACGACGATGTCCTCTTCCTGGAGCTGCCGGACACCACCGTGCCTGCCGGGCGCACGGTGATTCACGCCGAAGGCCTCGCAGCCGGTCGCGCTGGCCGAACGTTGTTCTCCGACGTCGCGCTGTCGGTCCGCGGCCCGGAACGCATCGCACTCACCGGAGCAAACGGTGCGGGCAAGTCGACCCTGTTGCGCATCATCGGCGGCGAGCTGGCACCCGACGCCGGACACGTCCATCGCGCGGACGGCCGGGTGGCGTATCTGTCCCAACGACTCGACCTGCTCAGCCCGGACCGCACCGTCGCGGAAAGCCTCGCCGCGGCGGCGCCGAGCCTTTCTGCGACCCGGCGCATGCATCTGCTGGCCCGGTTCCTGTTCCGCGGCGACCGCGTACACCTGCCGGTGGCGGCGCTGTCCGGGGGTGAGCGATTACGCGCGACGCTGGCGTGCGTGCTCTACGCCGAACCGGCACCGCAGCTGCTGCTGCTCGACGAGCCGACCAACAACCTCGATCTCGTCAGCGTCGGTCAGCTGCAGGCTGCGCTGAATGCGTACCAGGGCGCATTCGTGGTGGTCAGTCATGACGACCGGTTCCTGGCGGAGATCGGGGTGCAACGCACGCTACGGCTATCGACGGGGCGGCTGCATCCGGTCCAGCCGGTGCTGGTCGCCGATCTTGACGGGCGGATTTAG
- a CDS encoding TIGR00730 family Rossman fold protein, which translates to MSPKNSADPDREWAVCVYCASGPTHPELLALAEEVGAAIADRGWTLVSGGGNVSAMGALAGSARARGGHTVGVIPKALLHREVADVDADELVVTDTMRERKQIMEDRADAFIALPGGIGTLEEFFEAWTAGYLGMHDKPVVMLDPFGHYTGLLTWLCGLIDTGYVAQGALDRLVVVDDVDTALGACEPWG; encoded by the coding sequence GTGTCTCCGAAAAACTCCGCTGACCCTGACCGCGAATGGGCGGTGTGCGTCTATTGCGCGTCGGGACCGACGCATCCCGAACTCCTCGCGCTCGCCGAGGAGGTCGGCGCTGCGATCGCGGATCGCGGCTGGACGCTGGTCTCGGGCGGCGGGAACGTATCGGCGATGGGCGCGCTCGCCGGCTCGGCCAGGGCGCGTGGCGGTCACACCGTCGGCGTGATCCCGAAGGCGCTGCTGCATCGCGAGGTGGCCGACGTCGACGCCGACGAACTCGTCGTCACCGACACCATGCGGGAACGCAAACAGATCATGGAGGACCGCGCCGACGCGTTCATCGCGTTGCCGGGCGGCATCGGCACGCTCGAGGAGTTCTTCGAGGCTTGGACCGCCGGTTACCTGGGTATGCACGACAAGCCGGTGGTGATGCTCGATCCGTTCGGGCATTACACCGGCTTGCTCACCTGGTTGTGCGGGCTGATCGACACCGGCTATGTCGCCCAAGGTGCGCTGGACCGGTTGGTGGTCGTCGACGACGTCGACACCGCCCTCGGCGCCTGCGAACCGTGGGGGTGA
- the folP gene encoding dihydropteroate synthase, which translates to MQSTFLGRPVAGDRALIMAIVNRTPDSFYDRGATFTDEAAKTAAHRVVEDGADVVDVGGVKAGPGMSVDVDEEIARVVPFIEWLRDTYPDQLISVDTWRATVAKQACAAGADLINDTWGGHDRGLPEVAAEFGAGLVCSHTGGAVPRTRPFRVNYGISERGVVDDVIAEVTEAAERAVAAGVARDAVLIDPTHDFGKNTYHGLSLLRHVKDLVKTGWPVLMALSNKDFVGETLGVDLTERLEGTLAATALAAADGAAMFRVHEVGPTRRVLEMVASIQGTRPPTRTVRGLA; encoded by the coding sequence GTGCAGTCGACGTTTCTGGGCCGTCCGGTGGCCGGTGACCGCGCGCTGATCATGGCGATCGTCAACCGCACTCCCGACTCGTTCTACGACCGCGGTGCCACCTTCACCGACGAGGCCGCGAAGACGGCCGCGCATCGCGTCGTCGAAGACGGCGCCGACGTCGTCGACGTGGGTGGCGTCAAGGCGGGTCCTGGCATGTCGGTCGACGTCGACGAAGAGATCGCCCGGGTCGTTCCGTTCATCGAATGGCTTCGGGACACCTACCCTGACCAGTTGATCAGCGTCGACACGTGGCGCGCGACGGTGGCCAAGCAGGCCTGTGCCGCCGGAGCCGACCTGATCAACGACACGTGGGGCGGCCACGACCGCGGGCTCCCGGAGGTCGCCGCGGAGTTCGGCGCCGGCCTGGTCTGCTCGCACACCGGCGGTGCCGTGCCGCGCACCCGCCCGTTCCGGGTCAACTACGGCATCTCGGAGCGCGGCGTCGTCGACGACGTGATCGCCGAGGTGACCGAGGCGGCCGAACGCGCCGTCGCGGCCGGGGTCGCCCGAGACGCGGTTCTGATCGATCCGACCCACGATTTCGGCAAAAACACTTACCACGGTCTTAGTTTGTTGCGCCACGTGAAAGACCTTGTAAAAACTGGATGGCCGGTCCTGATGGCGCTGAGCAACAAAGATTTCGTCGGGGAAACTCTGGGTGTGGACCTGACCGAACGCCTGGAAGGCACCCTCGCGGCGACCGCACTGGCCGCTGCCGACGGTGCAGCCATGTTCCGAGTGCACGAGGTAGGGCCCACTCGACGCGTCCTCGAGATGGTCGCGTCGATACAGGGGACGCGTCCGCCGACGCGCACAGTGAGGGGACTGGCATGA